In Stenotrophomonas sp. 169, one DNA window encodes the following:
- the queF gene encoding NADPH-dependent 7-cyano-7-deazaguanine reductase QueF (Catalyzes the NADPH-dependent reduction of 7-cyano-7-deazaguanine (preQ0) to 7-aminomethyl-7-deazaguanine (preQ1) in queuosine biosynthesis): protein MNTPQDSSLGREVSYPSQYDPGLLFPIPRAAARAEIGLDAAALPFVGHDRWHAFELGWLDGRGKPCVAVATVQVPCTSPSLVESKSFKLYLNSLNSARFDTPEDLRACIATDLSACAGAPVDVRFGLPPLREVPLGDSIDALDVDIDCYGPPRADYLLADASQVVEETLVSALLKSNCPVTGQPDWATVSVRYHGPKIDRSGLLRYLVSYREHAEFHEQCVERIFSEVSQRCDPQWLEVEARYTRRGGLDINPWRASHGIAMPATTYREQRQ from the coding sequence ATGAATACCCCCCAGGATTCCAGCCTCGGTCGCGAGGTCAGTTACCCATCGCAGTACGACCCCGGCCTGCTGTTCCCCATCCCCCGCGCGGCGGCACGCGCCGAGATCGGCCTCGACGCGGCGGCGCTGCCGTTCGTCGGCCATGACCGCTGGCACGCCTTTGAACTTGGCTGGCTGGATGGCCGGGGCAAACCCTGCGTCGCCGTCGCGACGGTGCAGGTGCCGTGCACCTCGCCCAGCCTGGTGGAATCGAAGTCGTTCAAGCTCTATCTCAACTCACTCAACAGTGCCCGCTTCGATACCCCAGAGGACCTGCGTGCGTGTATCGCAACCGACCTGTCTGCCTGCGCCGGTGCACCGGTAGACGTCCGCTTCGGCCTGCCGCCGCTGCGCGAGGTGCCACTGGGCGACAGCATTGATGCGCTGGACGTGGATATCGACTGCTATGGACCGCCCCGTGCGGATTATCTGCTGGCCGATGCGTCACAGGTGGTCGAGGAAACCCTGGTGTCGGCACTGCTGAAGTCCAACTGCCCCGTCACCGGCCAGCCCGACTGGGCGACGGTGAGCGTGCGCTATCACGGGCCGAAGATCGACCGCAGCGGCCTGCTCCGCTATCTGGTCAGCTACCGCGAGCATGCCGAATTCCACGAACAGTGCGTGGAGCGGATCTTCAGCGAGGTCAGCCAGCGCTGCGACCCGCAGTGGCTGGAAGTGGAAGCACGCTACACCCGCCGCGGCGGCCTGGACATCAATCCGTGGCGGGCCAGCCACGGCATCGCGATGCCGGCAACGACCTACCGGGAGCAGCGCCAGTAA
- a CDS encoding amidohydrolase: MPRRALLSSALLLALPVLVHAQSAERPEVAAAAQKLQAQVVEWRRDFHAHPELSNREERTSAEVAKRLRAMGLKPKIGIAHHGVVAIIEGGKPGPKIALRADMDALPVTEQTGLPFASKATSTYRGQTVGVMHACGHDAHTATLLGVAEALVAMRKDLPGQVMLIFQPSEEGAPPPEEGGAALMLKEGVFADFKPEAIFGLHVFSSVQAGKIAVRGGPLMAASDRFGIKVIGRQTHGSAPWNGVDPIVATADLIGTAQTIVSRRTNLAQQPAVVTFGAINGGIRYNIIPDEVEMVGTIRTFDEGMRQQIFADLRNVAEHTTAAHGATAVTEIYEAEGNPATVNDPALTARMLPSLQAVVGADNVYEPPLQMGAEDFSLFAKEVPAMFFFVGSTSEGIDPAKAPANHSPKFLLDEKALDVGLRALLQVSLDYLNGAPAEA, encoded by the coding sequence ATGCCCCGTCGCGCGCTGCTGTCATCCGCCCTGTTGCTGGCCCTGCCGGTGCTCGTCCATGCGCAGTCCGCCGAGCGCCCCGAAGTCGCCGCTGCTGCGCAGAAACTGCAGGCCCAGGTGGTGGAGTGGCGGCGTGATTTCCACGCGCATCCGGAGCTGTCCAACCGCGAAGAGCGGACCTCGGCAGAGGTCGCCAAGCGGCTGCGCGCGATGGGCCTGAAGCCGAAGATCGGCATTGCCCACCACGGCGTGGTGGCGATCATCGAAGGCGGCAAGCCGGGCCCGAAAATCGCCCTGCGTGCCGACATGGATGCGCTGCCGGTCACCGAGCAGACCGGGCTGCCGTTCGCGTCCAAGGCGACCAGCACGTACCGCGGGCAGACCGTCGGGGTGATGCATGCCTGTGGCCACGACGCGCATACCGCGACCCTGCTGGGCGTGGCGGAGGCCCTGGTGGCGATGCGCAAGGACCTGCCGGGCCAGGTGATGCTGATCTTCCAGCCCTCGGAAGAGGGCGCCCCGCCGCCGGAAGAGGGCGGTGCGGCCCTGATGCTGAAAGAAGGCGTGTTCGCTGATTTCAAGCCCGAAGCAATCTTCGGCCTGCACGTGTTCTCCAGCGTGCAGGCGGGCAAGATCGCCGTACGCGGTGGCCCGCTGATGGCGGCCTCCGATCGCTTCGGCATCAAGGTGATCGGCCGCCAGACCCACGGCTCGGCGCCGTGGAACGGGGTAGACCCGATCGTGGCCACGGCTGATCTGATCGGCACCGCGCAGACCATCGTCAGCCGCCGTACGAACCTGGCGCAGCAGCCGGCGGTGGTCACCTTCGGTGCGATCAACGGCGGCATCCGTTACAACATCATCCCGGACGAAGTGGAGATGGTGGGTACCATCCGCACCTTCGACGAGGGCATGCGCCAGCAGATCTTCGCCGACCTGCGCAACGTCGCCGAGCACACCACGGCCGCGCATGGCGCCACGGCAGTGACCGAAATCTACGAAGCGGAAGGCAACCCGGCGACGGTGAACGACCCGGCGCTGACCGCCCGCATGCTGCCAAGCCTGCAGGCGGTGGTGGGCGCGGACAACGTGTACGAGCCGCCGCTGCAGATGGGCGCGGAGGACTTCTCGCTGTTCGCCAAGGAAGTACCGGCGATGTTCTTCTTCGTCGGTTCCACCAGCGAAGGGATCGACCCGGCCAAGGCGCCGGCCAACCATTCGCCCAAGTTCCTGCTGGATGAAAAGGCCTTGGACGTAGGGTTGCGCGCGTTGCTGCAGGTGAGCCTGGATTACCTGAACGGTGCGCCAGCCGAGGCCTGA
- a CDS encoding efflux RND transporter periplasmic adaptor subunit yields the protein MSRLWKIVLLVAAVLVVVFVGLRFMGGGKDAPAGDAAAAGERGERGGPPADTGPVPVTVVEAQRQDVPVYANALGTVSAMNTVTVSPQIGGQLMSLNFREGEEVKKGDVLAVIDPRTAQASYDEAAAAKRQNQAQLATARSNFQRSSAPEYQQYVAKTDLDTQRNQVAQFESTVAANEASMRAAQVQLQYTKVTAPITGVAGIRAVDAGNVVSAGTALVTLTQVHPIHVVFNLPERQLGDVRTAQKAGAVQIAALDRTDAHVISGDGTLDVVDNLISSDSGTFRARALFANQDNILWPGQFVNVRLQLRTIGGGIVIPTQAVMRGPDGEYVYVVQPDNTVKMQTVRSGVEVGDSHVQVTEGLKGGERVVSEGQFRLKPGAKVNALKPGETPAAPTEAELKAAQQQNGGRRPGGGPR from the coding sequence ATGTCGCGTTTGTGGAAGATCGTGCTGCTGGTGGCGGCAGTGTTGGTGGTCGTGTTCGTCGGCCTGCGCTTCATGGGCGGCGGCAAGGATGCGCCTGCCGGCGATGCCGCTGCGGCGGGTGAGCGCGGCGAGCGGGGCGGCCCCCCGGCCGACACCGGCCCGGTGCCGGTGACCGTGGTGGAAGCCCAGCGCCAGGACGTGCCGGTGTACGCCAATGCCCTCGGTACGGTGAGCGCGATGAACACCGTCACTGTCAGCCCGCAGATCGGCGGCCAACTGATGAGCCTAAATTTCCGCGAAGGCGAGGAAGTGAAGAAGGGCGACGTGCTGGCGGTGATCGATCCGCGCACCGCGCAGGCCAGCTATGACGAAGCCGCGGCCGCCAAACGCCAGAACCAGGCCCAGCTGGCGACCGCACGCTCCAATTTCCAGCGCTCCAGTGCGCCGGAATACCAGCAGTACGTGGCGAAGACCGACCTGGATACGCAGCGCAACCAGGTGGCCCAGTTCGAAAGCACCGTGGCGGCCAACGAGGCCAGCATGCGCGCCGCCCAGGTCCAGCTGCAGTACACCAAGGTCACCGCGCCGATCACCGGCGTGGCCGGCATCCGCGCCGTCGACGCCGGCAACGTGGTCAGTGCCGGTACGGCGCTGGTCACCCTGACCCAGGTCCATCCGATCCACGTGGTGTTCAACCTGCCCGAGCGCCAGCTCGGTGACGTGCGTACCGCGCAGAAGGCGGGTGCCGTGCAGATCGCCGCGCTCGATCGCACCGATGCCCATGTGATCAGCGGCGACGGCACCCTGGATGTGGTCGACAACCTGATCAGCAGCGACAGCGGCACGTTCCGCGCGCGTGCCCTGTTCGCCAACCAGGACAACATCCTGTGGCCGGGCCAGTTCGTCAACGTCCGTCTGCAGCTGCGCACCATCGGTGGCGGCATCGTCATTCCCACCCAGGCAGTGATGCGCGGACCTGATGGCGAGTACGTCTATGTGGTGCAGCCCGACAACACGGTGAAGATGCAGACCGTGCGCAGCGGCGTGGAAGTGGGCGACAGCCATGTGCAGGTCACCGAAGGCCTGAAGGGCGGTGAGCGGGTGGTCAGCGAAGGCCAGTTCCGGCTCAAGCCCGGTGCCAAGGTGAACGCACTCAAGCCAGGCGAAACCCCGGCAGCGCCGACCGAAGCCGAACTCAAGGCCGCACAGCAGCAGAACGGCGGTCGCCGTCCAGGTGGCGGCCCGCGCTGA
- a CDS encoding efflux RND transporter permease subunit, with product MGFSTLFIRRPIATSLLMAGLLLLGILGYRQLPVSALPEIDAPSLVVTTQYPGANATTMASLVTTPLERQFGQISGLELMTSDSSAGLSTIILQFSMERDIDIAAQDVQAAIRQATLPSSLPYQPVYNRVNPADAAIVTLKLTSDTRPLREVNNYADSILAQRLSQVQGVGLVSIAGNVRPAVRIQVNPAQLSNMGLTLENLRSALTQANVSAPKGSLNGKTQSYSIGTNDQLTSAAEYRDTIISYRNGAPVRLSDVANVVDGVENDQLAAWADGKPAVLLEVRRQPGANIVQTVERVRALLPQLQGVLPADVHLEIFSDRTETIRASVHEVQFTLILTIGLVVAVIFLFLRRLWATIIPSVAVPLSLAGTFAVMAFAGMSLDNLSLMALVVATGFVVDDAIVMIENIVRYIEQGKSGKEAAEIGARQIGFTVLSLTVSLVAVFLPLLLMPGVTGRLFHEFAWVLSIAVTLSMLISLTLTPMMCAYLLKPDELPEGEDAHERAAAAGKRNVWSRTVGLYERSLDWVLAHQPITLAVAGAALVLTVVLYILIPKGLLPDQDTGMITAVVQADQNVAFPQMEQRTKAVAEALRQDPDVTGVSAFIGAGSMNPTLNQGQLSIVLKERGERDGMAVILPRLQDAVKNIPGIALYLKPVQDVTLDTRVAATDYQFVLSDVQADEVATHALRMTEALRKRPELADVDNNLSNQGRALELTIDRDKASVLGVPMQTIDDTLYDAFGQRQISTIFTELNQYRVVLEVAPEFRTSTALMEQLAVASNGTGALTGTNATSFGQVTSSNSSTATGIGNQNTGITVGGGGIIPLSALADSKVTSAPLLVSHQQQLPAVTISFNVASGYSLSAAVKAIEETQAELKLPSQVHAQFIGKAAEFTGSQTDVVWLLLASLVVIYIVLGVLYESYIHPITIISTLPPAGVGALLALMLSGLSLSVDGIVGIVLLIGIVKKNGIMMVDFAIEARRTGANAHEAIRRACLLRFRPIMMTTAAAMLGALPLALGTGIGSELRRPLGIAIVGGLLLSQLVTLYTTPVIYLYMERFSDWTARRREQRALRRGDRHPPAQEPQA from the coding sequence GTGGGCTTTTCGACCCTCTTCATCCGTCGCCCGATCGCCACCTCATTGCTGATGGCGGGGCTGCTGCTGCTCGGCATCCTCGGTTACCGCCAGCTGCCCGTGTCGGCACTGCCGGAGATCGACGCACCCAGCCTGGTGGTGACCACCCAGTACCCGGGCGCCAACGCCACGACCATGGCGTCGCTGGTCACCACGCCGCTGGAGCGCCAGTTCGGGCAGATATCCGGGCTGGAACTGATGACGTCCGATTCGTCGGCGGGGCTGTCCACGATCATCCTGCAGTTCTCGATGGAACGGGACATCGACATCGCCGCGCAGGACGTGCAGGCCGCCATCCGCCAGGCCACCCTGCCCTCCTCACTGCCCTACCAGCCGGTCTACAACCGGGTGAATCCGGCCGACGCGGCCATCGTCACGCTGAAGCTGACCTCCGACACGCGCCCGCTGCGTGAGGTCAACAACTACGCTGACTCGATCCTCGCCCAGCGCCTGTCGCAGGTGCAGGGCGTCGGCCTGGTGTCGATCGCCGGCAACGTGCGCCCGGCCGTGCGCATCCAGGTCAACCCGGCGCAGCTGTCCAACATGGGACTGACCCTGGAGAACCTGCGCAGTGCGCTGACCCAGGCCAACGTCAGCGCACCGAAGGGGTCGCTCAATGGCAAGACCCAGTCCTACAGCATCGGCACCAACGACCAGCTGACCAGTGCCGCCGAGTACCGCGACACCATCATCAGCTACCGCAATGGCGCGCCGGTGCGCCTGTCCGACGTCGCCAACGTGGTCGATGGCGTAGAGAACGACCAGCTGGCGGCCTGGGCCGACGGCAAGCCAGCGGTGCTGCTGGAAGTGAGGCGCCAACCCGGCGCGAACATCGTGCAGACCGTCGAACGCGTGCGTGCGCTGCTGCCGCAGCTGCAGGGCGTGCTGCCCGCCGATGTACACCTGGAGATCTTCTCCGACCGCACTGAAACCATCCGTGCGTCGGTGCATGAGGTGCAGTTCACCCTGATCCTGACCATCGGCCTGGTGGTCGCGGTGATCTTCCTGTTCCTGCGCCGCCTGTGGGCCACGATCATTCCCTCGGTCGCGGTGCCGCTGTCGCTTGCCGGCACCTTCGCGGTGATGGCCTTCGCCGGCATGTCGCTGGACAACCTTTCGCTGATGGCTCTCGTAGTGGCCACCGGCTTCGTCGTGGACGATGCGATCGTGATGATCGAGAACATCGTCCGCTACATCGAGCAGGGCAAGAGTGGCAAGGAAGCCGCAGAGATCGGCGCGCGCCAGATCGGCTTCACCGTGCTGTCGCTGACCGTGTCGCTGGTCGCGGTGTTCCTGCCGCTGCTGCTGATGCCCGGCGTCACCGGCCGGTTGTTCCATGAGTTCGCCTGGGTGCTGAGCATCGCGGTCACGCTGTCGATGCTGATCTCGCTGACCCTGACCCCGATGATGTGCGCCTACCTGCTCAAGCCGGACGAACTGCCGGAAGGCGAAGACGCGCACGAACGCGCGGCCGCGGCCGGCAAGCGGAACGTATGGTCCCGCACCGTGGGCCTGTACGAGCGCAGCCTGGACTGGGTGCTGGCCCACCAGCCGATCACCCTGGCAGTGGCCGGCGCGGCACTGGTGTTGACGGTGGTGCTGTACATCCTGATCCCGAAGGGCCTGCTGCCCGACCAGGACACCGGCATGATCACCGCCGTGGTGCAGGCCGACCAGAACGTCGCCTTCCCGCAGATGGAACAGCGCACCAAGGCCGTGGCCGAGGCGCTGCGCCAGGATCCGGACGTGACCGGTGTATCGGCCTTCATCGGCGCCGGCTCGATGAACCCCACGCTCAACCAGGGCCAGCTGTCGATCGTGCTGAAGGAACGGGGTGAGCGCGATGGCATGGCGGTGATCCTGCCGCGCCTGCAGGACGCGGTGAAGAACATTCCCGGCATCGCGCTGTACCTGAAGCCCGTGCAGGACGTGACCCTGGATACCCGCGTCGCGGCCACCGATTACCAGTTCGTGCTGTCGGACGTACAGGCCGACGAAGTGGCGACTCATGCGCTGCGCATGACCGAAGCGCTGCGCAAACGACCCGAGCTGGCCGACGTGGACAACAACCTGTCCAACCAGGGGCGCGCGCTGGAGCTGACCATCGACCGCGACAAGGCCAGCGTGCTCGGCGTGCCGATGCAGACCATCGACGACACGCTCTACGATGCGTTCGGCCAGCGCCAGATCTCCACCATCTTCACCGAGCTCAACCAGTACCGCGTGGTGCTGGAAGTCGCGCCGGAGTTCCGTACCAGCACCGCCCTGATGGAACAGCTGGCCGTTGCGTCCAATGGCACCGGTGCACTGACCGGCACCAACGCCACCAGTTTCGGCCAGGTCACCTCGTCCAATTCGTCCACGGCCACCGGCATCGGCAACCAGAACACCGGCATCACCGTGGGCGGCGGCGGCATCATTCCGCTGTCCGCGCTGGCCGACAGCAAGGTCACCAGTGCCCCGTTGCTGGTCAGCCACCAGCAGCAGCTGCCGGCGGTCACCATCTCGTTCAACGTGGCCAGCGGGTACTCGCTGTCCGCCGCAGTGAAGGCCATCGAAGAGACCCAGGCCGAACTGAAGTTGCCCTCGCAGGTGCATGCACAGTTCATCGGCAAGGCCGCGGAGTTCACCGGCAGCCAGACCGACGTGGTGTGGTTGCTGCTGGCGTCGCTGGTTGTGATCTACATCGTGCTGGGCGTGCTGTATGAAAGCTACATCCACCCCATCACCATCATCTCCACCCTGCCCCCGGCGGGCGTGGGCGCGCTGCTTGCCCTGATGCTGAGCGGCCTCAGCCTGTCGGTGGACGGCATCGTCGGCATCGTGCTGCTGATCGGCATCGTCAAGAAGAACGGCATCATGATGGTCGACTTCGCCATCGAGGCGCGTCGAACCGGCGCCAACGCGCATGAGGCGATCCGTCGGGCGTGCCTGCTGCGCTTCCGCCCGATCATGATGACCACCGCTGCCGCCATGCTCGGCGCCTTGCCCCTCGCGCTGGGTACCGGCATCGGTTCGGAGCTGCGTCGTCCGCTGGGTATCGCCATCGTCGGCGGCCTGCTGCTGTCGCAGCTGGTGACCCTGTACACCACACCGGTGATCTACCTCTACATGGAACGGTTCTCCGACTGGACCGCACGGCGTCGCGAGCAGCGCGCGCTGCGTCGTGGCGATCGCCATCCCCCGGCGCAGGAGCCGCAGGCGTGA
- a CDS encoding efflux RND transporter permease subunit: MNISGPFIRRPIGTALLAIGLFIIGLICYLKLGVSALPNIQIPVIFVHANQAGADASTMASTVTAPLERHLGQLPGIDRMRSSSSEGSSLVFMIFQSDVDIDSAALDVQTAINSAQADLPSGLGSPMFSKANPNDDPVIAIALTSETQSADDLYNVADSLLAQRIRQITGVSSVDIAGASTPAVRVDVNLRQMNALGLTADDLRNAVRAANVTSPTGFLSDGNTTTAIIANDSVARAADFANLIIKTGEDGRVIRLQDVANVYDGQQDAYQAAWFNHKPAVVMYVFTRAGANIVETVDRVKEQIPTLRDYLQPGTTLTPYFDRTPTIRGSLHEVQITLLIALAMVVLTMALFLRRLAPTLIAAVTVPLSLAGAALVMYALGFTLNNLSLLALVIAIGFVVDDAIVVIENIMRHLDEGMPRMQAAFTGAREIGFTIVSITASLVAVFIPLLFAKGMMGAFFREFTVTLVAAIVVSMIISLTLTPALCSRFLDPHADAGTPSRFGRWLDAGHDRMLRIYTRMLDFSLRHALLLSLTPLLLIAATVFLFGAVKKGAFPAQDTGLIWGRANSSATVSFEDMVNRQRRITDMLMADPAVKTVGVRLGSGRQGSSAQFNIELKARKDGRRETTAQALARLSAKADRYPDLQLRLRAIQDLPSGDGGGSSQGAQYRVSLQGNDLAQLQEWLPKLQAVLKKNPKLADVGTDVDEAGLRQNIVIDRAKAARLGISVGDIDGALYGAFGQRQISTIYSDINQYSVVVNALPEQTATPGALDQVYVRAGNGQMVPITAVAEQVPGLAPSQITHENQYTTMELSYNLAPGTSMGEAKAIIDSTVAGMRMPGDIRLAEGGGFSFDSDPMEMLVLVIAAILTVYLVLGMLYESLIHPVTILSTLPAAGVGALLALYGTNTELSVISMIALVLLIGIVKKNAIMMIDFAVVAQREHGKSALEAAREASIVRFRPIMMTSMVAILAAVPLAIGIGEGSELRRPLGIAMIGGLLFSQSLTLLSTPALYVIFSCLAQRWRSWRTRRHEKKQLKRAARA, encoded by the coding sequence TTGAACATCTCCGGCCCCTTCATCCGGCGCCCGATCGGCACGGCCCTGCTGGCGATCGGCTTGTTCATCATCGGCCTGATCTGCTACCTGAAGCTGGGTGTGTCGGCGCTGCCGAACATCCAGATCCCGGTGATTTTCGTGCACGCCAACCAGGCCGGCGCCGATGCATCGACCATGGCCTCCACGGTCACCGCGCCACTGGAACGCCACCTGGGCCAGCTACCGGGCATCGACCGCATGCGCTCGTCGAGCTCGGAAGGCAGCTCACTGGTGTTCATGATCTTCCAGAGCGACGTCGACATCGATTCGGCCGCGCTGGATGTGCAGACCGCCATCAATTCAGCGCAGGCCGACCTGCCGTCCGGGCTGGGTTCGCCGATGTTCTCCAAGGCCAACCCGAACGACGATCCGGTCATCGCCATTGCGTTGACCTCTGAAACCCAGTCCGCCGACGATCTCTACAACGTGGCCGACTCGCTGCTGGCGCAACGCATCCGGCAGATCACCGGCGTGTCGTCGGTGGATATCGCCGGTGCCTCCACGCCTGCGGTGCGCGTAGACGTCAACCTTCGCCAGATGAACGCCCTCGGGCTGACGGCCGATGATCTGCGCAACGCCGTGCGCGCTGCCAATGTCACCTCGCCCACCGGCTTCCTGAGCGACGGCAACACCACCACCGCGATCATCGCCAACGATTCGGTGGCACGCGCCGCCGACTTCGCCAATCTGATCATCAAGACCGGCGAAGACGGCCGGGTGATCCGCCTGCAGGATGTCGCCAATGTGTACGACGGCCAGCAGGATGCGTACCAGGCCGCGTGGTTCAACCACAAACCCGCCGTGGTGATGTATGTGTTCACCCGTGCAGGGGCGAACATCGTGGAGACCGTGGACCGGGTAAAGGAGCAGATCCCCACGCTGCGCGATTACCTGCAGCCGGGCACCACGCTCACCCCATACTTCGACCGCACGCCGACCATCCGCGGGTCGCTGCATGAAGTGCAGATCACCCTGCTGATCGCACTGGCGATGGTGGTGTTGACGATGGCGCTGTTCCTGCGCCGGCTGGCCCCGACCCTGATCGCCGCTGTCACCGTGCCGTTGTCACTGGCCGGTGCGGCGTTGGTGATGTACGCCCTCGGCTTCACCTTGAACAACCTGAGCCTGCTGGCGCTGGTGATCGCCATCGGCTTCGTGGTCGATGATGCGATCGTGGTGATCGAGAACATCATGCGCCACCTGGACGAGGGCATGCCGCGCATGCAGGCCGCCTTCACCGGTGCACGCGAGATCGGCTTCACCATCGTCTCGATCACCGCCTCGCTGGTGGCGGTGTTCATTCCCCTGCTGTTCGCCAAGGGCATGATGGGCGCGTTCTTCCGCGAGTTCACCGTCACCCTGGTGGCGGCCATCGTGGTGTCGATGATCATCTCCCTCACCCTGACGCCCGCCCTGTGCAGCCGCTTCCTCGACCCGCACGCGGATGCGGGCACGCCGAGCCGCTTCGGCCGCTGGCTGGATGCCGGGCACGACCGCATGCTGCGGATCTACACCCGCATGCTGGACTTCTCGCTGCGCCACGCCCTGCTGCTGTCGCTCACCCCCCTGCTGTTGATCGCCGCCACGGTGTTCCTGTTCGGTGCGGTGAAGAAGGGCGCATTCCCGGCGCAGGACACCGGCTTGATCTGGGGCCGCGCGAACTCCAGCGCGACGGTGTCGTTCGAAGACATGGTCAACCGTCAGCGCCGCATCACCGACATGCTGATGGCCGACCCGGCGGTGAAGACCGTCGGCGTGCGCCTGGGCAGTGGCCGGCAGGGCTCAAGCGCGCAGTTCAACATCGAGCTGAAGGCCCGCAAGGACGGACGCCGCGAGACCACCGCGCAGGCGTTGGCACGGCTCAGCGCCAAGGCCGACCGCTACCCGGACCTGCAACTGCGCCTGCGTGCGATCCAGGATCTGCCCAGCGGCGACGGCGGTGGTTCAAGCCAGGGCGCGCAGTACCGCGTGTCGCTGCAGGGCAACGATCTGGCGCAACTGCAGGAATGGCTGCCCAAGCTGCAGGCCGTGCTGAAGAAGAACCCCAAGCTGGCCGACGTCGGCACCGACGTGGACGAGGCGGGACTGCGCCAGAACATCGTGATCGACCGCGCCAAGGCGGCACGCCTGGGCATTTCGGTGGGCGACATCGACGGCGCGCTGTACGGCGCGTTCGGCCAGCGCCAGATCTCCACGATCTACTCGGACATCAACCAATACAGCGTGGTGGTCAACGCCCTGCCGGAACAGACGGCAACGCCGGGTGCACTGGACCAGGTCTACGTGCGCGCAGGCAATGGCCAGATGGTGCCGATCACCGCCGTAGCCGAGCAGGTACCGGGGCTGGCGCCTTCGCAGATCACCCATGAAAACCAGTACACCACGATGGAGCTGAGCTACAACCTGGCGCCCGGTACCAGCATGGGCGAGGCGAAGGCAATCATCGACAGCACTGTTGCGGGCATGCGCATGCCCGGTGACATCCGGTTGGCCGAGGGCGGCGGTTTCAGCTTTGATTCGGACCCGATGGAAATGCTGGTGCTGGTGATCGCCGCCATCCTGACGGTGTACCTGGTGCTGGGCATGCTGTACGAAAGCCTGATCCACCCGGTGACGATCCTGTCCACCCTGCCCGCTGCGGGGGTGGGCGCATTGCTGGCGTTGTATGGCACCAACACCGAACTGTCGGTGATCTCGATGATCGCGCTGGTGTTGCTGATCGGTATCGTCAAGAAGAACGCGATCATGATGATCGACTTCGCCGTCGTCGCGCAGCGCGAGCACGGCAAAAGTGCGCTGGAAGCTGCCCGCGAAGCCAGCATCGTGCGCTTCCGCCCGATCATGATGACCAGCATGGTGGCGATCCTGGCCGCGGTACCGCTGGCGATCGGCATCGGCGAAGGCTCCGAACTGCGTCGCCCCCTGGGCATCGCCATGATCGGCGGCCTGCTGTTCTCGCAGAGCCTGACCCTGCTCAGCACCCCGGCGCTGTACGTGATCTTCTCGTGCCTGGCCCAACGCTGGCGCAGCTGGCGCACCCGCCGCCACGAGAAGAAGCAGCTCAAACGCGCCGCCCGCGCCTGA